GCGGCAATCGTGGCACTTCACCCGTCGGGTACTCGAACGGTTGTCCTTGGGTAAAGAGCCCTTAAAGTGCAAAAGGGACATAACTCAGCAGATTCTCAGGATCGCTCAGAGCCCGTCCGCGCCCCGCTGACCAGGCATTTTCCGACCGGATGCAGCGAGATTCGGGTAAAGACCAAGCAAAGGCCGAGTCTGGGCGGCGTCCGGCGCCGAGGTTGCTGTGACGCAGGAGACAATCCGGGGCCTACCGGGATGAGCCGGTCGCGCGGACGCGCCGCATAATGAGCCGGTGGATCAGCTGGACCGGAAGATCATCGCCGAGCTGCGGGCCAACGGCCGGGCTACCTACGCCGACCTCGGCCGGACGGTGGGGCTCTCCGCGTCGTCGGTGCACGAACGCGTCGGGAAGCTCGAGGCGGCGGGCGTGATCACCGGGTACCACGCGATGGTCGACCCGAACACGGTCGGGCTCGGCGTCACCGCGCTGGTCGGCATCCACCCCACCGACACCGCCACCGACGAGGACGTCGCCGCTTCGCTCGGCGAGCTTCCCGAGGTGGAGAGCTGTTACGCGGTCGCGGGCGACGAGGCCTTCGTAGTAAAGGTGCGGGTTTCGACGGTCGACGAGCTGGAACTCACGCTCGGCAGGCTGCGCCGCATCCCGGGCGTCGGCCGCACCAACACGACGGTGGTGCTCTCCACCCGCTTCGAGGGCCGCCCCAACAACGCGGGCCTGGACGAAGACCCGGCGAGCGGGGCGTAGCCTGTTTCGGTGTGAGCGAGACACCGGACAATCTTCCCCGTGACCTGACGGTGTACTTGATCGCGCGGTTCGCGCTCGTCGCGGTGGTCGCGGTCGTGCTTTCGCTGGTCGGCGTGCCGCTGCTGGTCGCTTTGCTGATCGGGCTCGTCGTCGGCCTTCCGCTCGGCCTCCTGCTCCTGCGCGGCCTGAACCAGCGCGTGACCGCCGGCCTGGCCAAGCGCAACGAATCCCGCGCGCGTGCTCGTGCCCAGCTGCGGTCGCAGCTGCGCGGCGAGACCTCGGCCGACGATTCCGCGGCATGAGCAAACCGCACAGCCGCGCCTGGGTCCGCGAAGCAGTCCGGATCATCGAGGCCGACGCCAACCGCAGCGCCGACACTCACCTGCACGTCTTCCCGCTGCCGCCGGAATGGGGCATCGACCTTTACCTGAAGGACGAGTCGGTGCATCCGACCGGCTCGCTCAAGCACCGGCTCGCCCGCTCGCTGATCCTGTACGGCCTGGTCAACGGCCACATCGGCCCGGACACCGTGCTGGTCGAGGCGTCCAGCGGCTCGACGGCGGTGTCCGAGGCGTACTTCGCGCGGATGCTCGGCCTGCGGTTCGTGACCGTCGTGCCGCGGCGGACGAGCAAGGAAAAGATCGCGCTCATCGAGTTCTACGGCGGCGAATGCCACTACGTCGACGCGGCCCCGGCGATGTACCCGGAGGCCGAGCGGCTGGCCGCCGAGTGCAACGGGCATTACCTCGACCAGTTCACCTACGCCGAGCGCGCGACGGACTGGCGCGGCAACAACAACATCGCCGAATCGGTGTTCGCGCAGATGCGCGCCGAACGCCATCCGGTGCCGTCGTGGATCGTCGTCGGCGCGGGCACCGGCGGGACGAGCGCGACGTTCGGCCGCTACGTCCGGTACAAGCGGCACACCACGAAGATCTGCGTGGTGGACCCGGAAAACTCGTCGTTCTACGGCGCGTGGGAAACCGGCGCGCTGGACTACGCGACCGGAATGCCGTCGCGGATCGAAGGCATCGGACGGCCGCGCTGCGAACCGTCCTTCGTGCCCGGCGTGATCGACGAGATGTTCCAGGTGCCCGACGCCGGTTCCCTGGCCGCGATCCGTTTGCTGCGCGAACGGACCGGGCACTGGGCGGGCGGCTCGACCGGGACCAACCTGTACGGCGCGTTCCAGCTGATCT
The nucleotide sequence above comes from Amycolatopsis sp. AA4. Encoded proteins:
- a CDS encoding Lrp/AsnC family transcriptional regulator, which codes for MDQLDRKIIAELRANGRATYADLGRTVGLSASSVHERVGKLEAAGVITGYHAMVDPNTVGLGVTALVGIHPTDTATDEDVAASLGELPEVESCYAVAGDEAFVVKVRVSTVDELELTLGRLRRIPGVGRTNTTVVLSTRFEGRPNNAGLDEDPASGA
- a CDS encoding DUF4229 domain-containing protein, coding for MSETPDNLPRDLTVYLIARFALVAVVAVVLSLVGVPLLVALLIGLVVGLPLGLLLLRGLNQRVTAGLAKRNESRARARAQLRSQLRGETSADDSAA
- a CDS encoding PLP-dependent cysteine synthase family protein; protein product: MSKPHSRAWVREAVRIIEADANRSADTHLHVFPLPPEWGIDLYLKDESVHPTGSLKHRLARSLILYGLVNGHIGPDTVLVEASSGSTAVSEAYFARMLGLRFVTVVPRRTSKEKIALIEFYGGECHYVDAAPAMYPEAERLAAECNGHYLDQFTYAERATDWRGNNNIAESVFAQMRAERHPVPSWIVVGAGTGGTSATFGRYVRYKRHTTKICVVDPENSSFYGAWETGALDYATGMPSRIEGIGRPRCEPSFVPGVIDEMFQVPDAGSLAAIRLLRERTGHWAGGSTGTNLYGAFQLISRMLAEGQAGSVVTLLCDGGERYANTYYSDEWLAEQGIDLAPYRARFDEFLLTGRFDA